The DNA segment TATTTTCTCAAGATGAAGTTGATGAAACGATAACAAAACGCTTAGCTGAAAAAGATATAAGCATTACTGCACCTCTATGGGGAGCAGGAGAGTTGGCGACCTCTAGTCAGGCTCGAGAGCTTGAGCAAGACTTAGCCAGTAACTATGAAGAATTTTGCAAGGGGCTGGCGAAGTTTGGCTTGAAACAAGAACGTCGAAGTATCAGTTTGTTTTTAGAGTCTGGTCAATTAGAGGTTTTAGAAAATGATATTAAATTGTCATTCTTTTTACCTGCAGGCTGTTTTGCAACAACAATTTTACGAGAGTTATTGCTTTATACCGATATGTCTCAAAGCCGTGTTGAACAGTAAAAATAATTAAATTATAGATTAATGATGAAAATATTAGTGAGTAATGATGATGGCGTAAATGCGCTGGGGATCAAGGTTCTTAACGACGAGTTAGCGAAATTTGCTGAAACGTTAGTCATTGCACCAGATCGAAACTGTAGTGGTGCGAGTAATTCTTTAACGTTGCTGAATCCCCTTCGAGCAGAAACATTGTCTAATGGCTTTGTGTCTGTAAATGGGACACCAACGGATGCGGTTCATTTAGGTATAAGTCAAATTTTTGATGGACAACCTGACTTGGTTGTTGCAGGTATTAATAATGGCGCAAACTTAGGTGATGATGTGCTTTATTCTGGTACCGTCGCTGCTGCAACGGAGGGCCGACACATGGGCCTGCCAGCTGTTGCAGTTTCATTAGTAGGCAAAGAGCAGAAACATTATCAAACGGCTGCAGTTGTTGCTGCTAAATTTATTCAGCGCTTAAAACAACATCCACTGCCCAGTGATCAAATTATTAATATTAATGTACCTGATTTGCCTTTAGCAGAATTGCAAGGTGTTCAAGTGACTAGATTAGGCAATAGACACAAAGCTGAAACCATGCGTAAAATGTCAGATCCTTGGAAGCGTGATATATATTGGTATGGCACTTTAGGAAATGAATTAGATTGTGGTGAGGGCACTGATTTTCATGCCATCACCAATGGTTTTGCATCTGTTACTCCGTTAACGATAGATATGACCGCCTACAGTAGTATGCAACAAATGAAAGATTGGACGAGTGAATTGAGTTTATGAATATGACACAAAGAATTAGCGGTAAATCTCAGCGAAGCGGAGAAATTCTTGCCCAGCACCTATATAATTCAGGCATTCGTAATAGTGCAGTGCTGAATGCTATTGCTAATAGCCCAAGACATATATTTGTGCCTGAGATCTTAGCGCATAAGGCTTATGACAATACGGCATTGCCGATTGGACAAGGGCAAACTATTTCTCAACCTTATATTGTTGCTAAAATGACTGAGCTTATTTTAGAGCAGCAAGGTAATGAAAATGTATTAGAAATAGGTACCGGCTCAGGTTATCAAACATCAATTTTAGCGCAGCTTTTTGGTAAAGTTTATTCTGTTGAGCGCATCAAGACATTGCAATGGCAGGCGAAACGTCGCTTACAAAAAATTGATTTGCACAACGTGTCAATGAAGCATGGCGATGGTTGGAAAGGCTGGGCCAGTAAAGGACCTTATAAAGCAATTATAGTTACCGCCGCCGCGAGTGAAATACCAACAGAGCTACTTAATCAGCTAACCGATGGCGGCAAGTTAATTATTCCGGTGGGAGAGCAAGCACAGGTATTAAAGCTAATTACCCGTCAAGGTGATAACTTTATTAAACAAAGAATTGAAGCGGTTAAGTTTGTACCACTTGTGCCAGGCGAATTACTATGAAGATTTTTACACCGTTATACGATTGGACTATGCAACTTTGTGCTGAGCAAAAGTCTCAAGCACAATGTAAAGGGAATTAACTTGAAGATTTTTACACCGTTATACAACTGGACTATGCACTGGGCGGAACATAAGTTTGCCCCAGCGATCCTTGCAATATTAACCTTTGCTGAATCGGTTTTTTTTCCAATACCACCTGATGTGTTACTTGCCCCTATGGTGTTATCAAAACCAGAAAGAGCATGGAGATTAGCTGCACTTACAACGGTTTCATCTGTAATTGGTGGCGTAGTAGGGTATTTGTTAGGTTATCTATTGTTTGAACCGGTTATTCAGCCTATTTTAATTGACTTCAATTACATGGATAAATTTAATCATGCGATGGATTGGTTTGAAGAATATGGGGTTTGGGTAGTATTTATTGCAGGCTTTTCTCCAATTCCATATAAAGTTTTTACGTTAAGTGCTGGTTTTCTGCAAATGCTGTTTATTCCGTTCTTAATTGCGTCAACTGTAGGAAGAGGTTTGCGCTTCTTTTTAGTTGCTGGTTTGATTAAAGCAGGTGGAAAGCCTATGGAGATCAAAATCAGAGAGAGCGTCGATTTAATTGGTTGGGTTATTGTATTTCTAATTATCGCGTTATATTTTATTATTAATTAAAAAATTATTATTTTTCAATGGGATATGTAAATTTAAAGAGCAAAAGGAAATCTTCATTAGTCATGGTGTTGTTGACCATGACAATGTTGCTCAGTTGTGCCGATAGAACTCGCCCTGCACCAGTAGTCAACCTTTCAGGCTCAACGGTTTCGACACAAACCAATAAGAACACCTTAAGTGGTAGTCAACACAAAGTTAAATCGGGAGAAACTTTGTACTCTATCGCTTGGCGTTCAGGTAAAGATGTGAGATCTATTGCAGCGCTAAATAATTTGTCTGCACCCTATCAAATTTATCCTGGCCAAATATTAAAACTGCAGGGAAAAGTGCAGAAAACCAGCACCTCAAGCTCAACTACAAGTAAAGTAAATGTTAAAACTAGTCAAAAAGAGCAAAAAACTAGTCCTAAAGTTGTTGCAAATCAAAAATCACAGGAGTATGGTAAATCTAGTGGTGGGAATTTCACTGATGTAAAAGTACCTTCCCTCACTCAAAAAGTGAAACGCTGGATATGGCCTGTAAGTGGCCGTCTTATATCAAGTTTTTCCAACTCCCCACAAGGCAATAAGGGGATCGACATTAGCGGCAATAAAGGGAAACCAATAAAAGCCGCTGCCGATGGACTTGTTGTTTATGCGGGAAATGCGTTACGAGGTTATGGCAATCTAATAATAATAAAGCACAATGATGACTATCTAAGTGCCTATGCTCATAACGATACTCTGCGGGTTAAAGAACAACAAACCATTAAAGCAGGAACCGTAATAGCAACAATGGGTAACACTGGTACTGATAAAACCATGTTGCACTTTGAGATACGTTTTAGGGGCAAGTCGGTAAATCCACAACGGTATTTACCGAAAAAATAATTAATCAGCTAATAAAGAGGCGAGTAAAAAAGTGAGAGTGTAATTAAATAACCGGTGAGTATTGGGAGATATCAATGGTAAAAGTTAAAGAACCTGCAAAAGTAGTTGCAGACAGTGCAAAAAATGGAAAAGTAGCTGTAGAAGAAACTTCATCAAATTTAGATGCAACACAAATGTATCTAGGTGAGATTGGGTCTTCGCCCCTTTTAACTGCAAAAGAAGAAGTATACTTTTCGCGTAAAGCGTTGAAAGGTTGCGAAGCATCTCGAGCCCGAATGATTGAAAGTAACCTACGACTGGTTGTAAAGATTGCACGAAGATATAATAATCGCGGCTTACCTTTATTAGATTTAATTGAAGAGGGCAACCTTGGCCTGATACGAGCGGTTGAAAAATTTGACCCAGAACGAGGCTTCCGTTTCTCTACCTACGCAACTTGGTGGATCCGTCAAACAATTGAACGGGCTATCATGAATCAAACCCGTACAATCCGCTTACCTATTCATGTGGTTAAAGAACTCAACGTATATTTACGCGCTGCCCGTGAACTTATTCAAAAGCTTGATCACGAGCCTACTGCTGAAGAAATCGCAACAAAATTAGATGTTCCTGTCGCTGACGTTAGCAAAATGTTGAAATTAAATGAACGTATTACTTCTGTTGATACACCGTTTGGTGGTGAGTCAGATAAAGCACTGCTAGACGTTATTGCTGACGAAAAAAGCCAAGGGCCAGAATCTGATTTACAAGATAACGATATAAAACAAAATATTGTACATTGGTTGAACGAACTAAATTCAAAGCAACGTGAAGTATTAGCCAGACGTTTTGGCTTGATGGGCTACGAACCTGCAACCTTAGAAGATGTTGGTCATGAAATTGGATTAACGCGTGAACGAGTAAGACAAATACAAGTTGAAGCATTAAAACGCTTACGAGATATATTATCTACTCAAAATTTATCAATTGAAGCGTTATTTCAAGCCTAGATTTATAAAGACACTTTCAGATAAAAAAAACCAGCATTACGCTGGTTTTTTACTTCATGGACGAAGGAATGCAAATCACCATGGATGGTATTAGATTTGTAACTTCATGGACGAAGGAATGCAAATCACCATGGATGGTATTAGATTTGTAACTTCATGGACGAAGGAATATCAATCTAACATGGATGTTAAAAGATTGATTTAAATTATCTAAATACATTTAGTTATTTAAACTTTGTTTTTTAATTCAAATAATAAATCCATTGCTTGTCTTGGCGTTATATCATCAATATTCAGATTTTTTAATTGAGCAATCATTGGGTGTTCCTCAACAAACATATCTTGTTGTATCTCTGCTGCCAACTGATCAGTAATAACTGTTGCTGGTGCTTGGACTTCAAGCTCATGCAAACGCTGTTTGGCGCGCTTAATTACTGTTTTGGGTACTCCTGCAAGCTGGGCAACTTGCAAGCCGAAACTTTTACTGGCAGCGCCTTCTTGTACTGCGTGCATGAAAATAATGGTGTCATCATGCTCCATCGCATCAAGATGAATATTCGCAAGAGTGTCAATTTGTTCTGCTAATTCTGTAAGTTCAAAATAATGACTGGCAAATAAGGTGAATGCCTTGCTGTTTATTGCTAGGTATTCGGCACAAGCCCATGCTAATGACAAGCCATCATAAGTACTCGTACCGCGCCCAATTTCATCAAGTAACACTAAAGATTGTGCTGTCGCATTGTGAAGGATATTTGCTGTTTCTGTCATTTCTACCATGAAGGTAGAGCGGCCACTGGCTAAATCATCAGAAGCACCGATACGGGTAAAGATTCGATCAACCAGGCCTATCTCAGCACTGTCAGCAGGCACATAACTACCTACGTGAGCCAATAATGTAATTAGCGCCGTTTGTCTCATGTATGTTGACTTACCGCCCATATTAGGGCCGGTTATAATCAGCATTTTACGCTGCTCAGACAATTCTACTGGGTTGGCAATAAACGCATCAGTTGTTACTTGCTCAACCACAGGGTGTCGACCTGCATTTATATGTATTCCTGGTGTTTTACTTAACGCTGGCTTGTTATAATTTAATGTTAGAGCGCGCTCGGCAAAGTTGTTTAATACATCAAGGCTGGAAACGGCCTCTGAGCATAATTGTAATTGCTCAATAAACGGCGCTAGCAGATCAAATAATTCATCGTATAAACGTTTTTCTAATGCGAGATAGCGGCTTTGTGCCGTAAGCACCTTCTCTTCATGAGATTTAAGTTCTTCGGTGACAAAGCGTTCATTATTTTTAAGTGTCTGCCTGCGAATATACTCAACAGGTACCTCGTTTGACTGACTACGGCTGATCTCTATATAAAACCCATGAACTCGGTTATAGCCCACTTTAAGTGTACTAATGCCGGTTTTATCACGCTCTCGTTGTTCTAATTCGGCTAAGAAGTTACTTGCACCTTGGCTTAAATTTCTGAGTTCATCCAACTCACTATTGTAGCCAGGCGCTAACACACCTCCATCTCTGATCAGAACAGGCGGATTCTCAATAATGGCATTGGTTAACAATTCATGTAATTGCGGAATAGGGCGGCTTACTTTCGCAAGTTGCTGCATATAAGACTGGTTGTTTAACAACAACAGCTGGTTTAACTCAGGCAATAAACCTAATGCATTACGTAAGCGAGCAAAATCTCTTGGTCTTGCACTGCGAAGCGCAATACGGGCAATAATTCGTTCTATATCCCCGATGCCTTTAATGGTATCAAAAATGTCTACTTGAATATCTTCATCAATAATTGCAGCAATTGCATTTTGACGGTTCTCTAGTGCTTCAATGTTTCTTAATGGAAAGTGCAACCAGCGCTTTAAAAGTCGAGAGCCCATTGGCGATGCTGTTTTATCTAAAACTGATGCTAAGGTATTATCACTACCACCAGAAAGGTTTTGAGTTAGCTCTAAATTTTTACGTGTTGCAGCATCTAAAATGACACCTTGGGCATAAGCTTCCGCTTTAATACTTCTGATGTGCGGTAATTCACTGCGTTGAGTATCTTTAACATATTGCAGTAAACAACCCGCAGCGGCTAGGCCGTAATGATAGTCTTCAACACCAAAACCAACGAGCTCTTTGGTACCAAATTGCTTATTTAAAATTTTAACCGCTGTATCAAGATCGTATTCCCAGTCAGGTCGGCGTCTCTTTCCTTTGATATGTTCGATTAAGTCGAGATATTCAAAAGATTCAGGGTAAAGTAATTCAGCAGGAGATAATCGTTGTAATTCTGCTTGTAATTGCTCTTCGCTATTAGGCTGGCACACAACAAAGCGACCACTACTCATGTCTAAGTAGGCAATACCGAATTTTTCTTGCATGGCAATAATAGAAACAAGTAAATTGTCTTGTTTATCTTCTAATAATGCCTCATCTGAAATCGTACCCGGAGTAACGATACGTACCACTTTACGTTCAACTGGGCCTTTACTGGTAGCCGGATCGCCAATTTGTTCACAAATAGCAACTGACTCGCCCATATGTACTAAACGAGCAAGGTAGTTTTCAACTGCATGATATGGAACACCAGCCATCGGAATTGCATTACCACCAGTTTTACCTCTCGCAGTTAGAGATATATCTAAAAGCTCTGAGGCTTTTTTAGCATCATCAAAAAACAACTCGTAAAAGTCGCCCATTCGATAAAACACCAAAATATGCTTAAATTCTGATTTAATTTTTAAATATTGGCGCATCATAGGAGTGTGGTTAGATTGCGCAAAAAGATCGTCTGTCATTTATTAGCTTTTGTATTTATTAAAGTTATTTTGAGATCGGCAAATTAATTGAAAAATAGATAAAATAGGCCGTGATTCATAGCGTATATGGATGGTAAAATATTATGACTCGAAGCGCAAAGCAAGATATCACTTTTTACCAATCTAATTAACCAATAAAACTACTGTATAAAAAAGGGCATTATAAAACATAACTACTGTATAAACATTGTTAGTTCTAATTTTAAAAGCTTAGGATAAAAACTTTTAATTATACAAAGTTATTTAGTATCAATTGGTTATAGGTTGCTTTTGTTCGATTTATAAAAAAATATTAATTAATGGTTGATACTGTACGATTATACAGTATACTAATTCCATAACTACTGGATAAATAGAAAAACACTGGAGATTTTAATGGACGCAAATAAAGAAAAGGCTTTATCAGCAGCCCTAGGACAAATTGAACGCCAATTCGGTAAAGGTTCAATTATGAAGCTGGGTGATAACCGTAGCATGGACGTAGAAACTATTTCTACTGGTTCGCTTGCGTTAGACGTTGCACTTGGTGCGGGTGGTTTGCCAATGGGACGTGTTGTTGAAATCTATGGTCCAGAATCAAGTGGTAAAACAACGCTTACACTAGAAGTAATTGCTGAAGCGCAACGCAATGGTAAAGTATGTGCGTTCGTTGATGCCGAGCATGCCCTTGACCCAATTTATGCTGAAAAGCTTGGTGTAAACATTAATGAGTTATTGGTTTCGCAACCAGATACTGGTGAACAAGCGTTAGAAATTGTTGATATGTTAAGCCGCTCTGGTGCTGTTGACGTAATCGTAGTCGACTCTGTTGCAGCTCTTACACCTAAAGCTGAAATTGAAGGCGATATGGGCGATAGCCACATGGGTCTACAGGCTCGTATGTTGTCACAAGCAATGCGTAAGCTTACAGGTAACCTTAAGCAATCTAATACAATGCTTATTTTTATTAACCAGATCCGTATGAAGATCGGTGTAATGTTTGGAAACCCTGAAACCACCACTGGTGGTAATGCGTTGAAGTTCTATGCATCAGTTCGTTTAGATATTCGTCGTATCGGTGCGGTTAAAGAAGGTGATGAAATCACCGGTAATGAAACACGAGTTAAAGTGGTTAAAAACAAAATTGCCCCTCCATTTAAACAAGCTGAATTCCAAATATTATACGGTCAAGGTATTAATAGTTTAGGTGAGTTAATCGACCTTGGTGTTAAGCACAAAATGGTAGAAAAAGCGGGTGCATGGTATAGCTGTATGGGCGAACGTATCGGCCAAGGTAAAGCAAATGCGACCAAATACCTTGTAGAAAACCCTGCAATGGCAAAAGAGTTAGACGCTAAATTACGTGGCTTATTACTTACTGCCGCTAAAGATACTGAAGAAGAAGCAGTAGCTGAAACTGAATAGTATTCAAACAGCTCACTATGATTAATAAAACCCGCTCAATTGAGCGGGTTTTTTACTTCAGGGACGAAGTAATGCCAACCTGACAGGGATGTTACAAGGTTGGCTCACTTCAGGGACGAAGGAATGCCAACCTGACAGGGATGTTACAAGGTTGACTCACTTCAGGGACGAAGAAATACAACCCCAACGTACAGTGTTATTCATATCCTAGATAACAACTCCTGCATTATTTCATCGTCTTTAATCCAACTACTAACACATTCCTTAAAGATTCATCTATGTGAAGAATGTGTTCTCGCGTTCATCATTCTCAACTGATAATAAAAAAAATCTTATTTAGACGTCTATACGTTTAGATGTTGACATTTCTATACGGATGAGTAGTATTAAGTTTTTCCTATTTAAAAGGTTTGAGTTAATGCCGATTAAAATCCCTGACCAACTTCCTGCACTGGCAGTTCTCGCGAATGAGAACATCTTTGTCATGTCTGAAAATAGGGCGGTTAATCAAGACATTCGACCTATGCAAGTTGCGATATTAAATTTAATGCCGAATAAAATTGAGGCTGAGATACAAATATTGCGCATGCTTTCCAATACGCCGCTGCAAATAAATATTGAATTTGTACGTTTAAATTTGAATGAATCTAAAAATACGCCAAAGGCACACTTAGATGAATTTTACTGCTTGTTCGATGATATTAAGCATAAGCATTATGACGGTTTAATAGTAACGGGCGCGCCTTTAGGCCAACTTAACTATGAAGATGTTTCTTATTGGGACAAAATCACCGAAGTGTTTGACTGGGCACACGCTAATGT comes from the Thalassotalea nanhaiensis genome and includes:
- a CDS encoding peptidoglycan DD-metalloendopeptidase family protein — translated: MTMLLSCADRTRPAPVVNLSGSTVSTQTNKNTLSGSQHKVKSGETLYSIAWRSGKDVRSIAALNNLSAPYQIYPGQILKLQGKVQKTSTSSSTTSKVNVKTSQKEQKTSPKVVANQKSQEYGKSSGGNFTDVKVPSLTQKVKRWIWPVSGRLISSFSNSPQGNKGIDISGNKGKPIKAAADGLVVYAGNALRGYGNLIIIKHNDDYLSAYAHNDTLRVKEQQTIKAGTVIATMGNTGTDKTMLHFEIRFRGKSVNPQRYLPKK
- a CDS encoding YqaA family protein, whose protein sequence is MKIFTPLYNWTMHWAEHKFAPAILAILTFAESVFFPIPPDVLLAPMVLSKPERAWRLAALTTVSSVIGGVVGYLLGYLLFEPVIQPILIDFNYMDKFNHAMDWFEEYGVWVVFIAGFSPIPYKVFTLSAGFLQMLFIPFLIASTVGRGLRFFLVAGLIKAGGKPMEIKIRESVDLIGWVIVFLIIALYFIIN
- the surE gene encoding 5'/3'-nucleotidase SurE, with protein sequence MKILVSNDDGVNALGIKVLNDELAKFAETLVIAPDRNCSGASNSLTLLNPLRAETLSNGFVSVNGTPTDAVHLGISQIFDGQPDLVVAGINNGANLGDDVLYSGTVAAATEGRHMGLPAVAVSLVGKEQKHYQTAAVVAAKFIQRLKQHPLPSDQIININVPDLPLAELQGVQVTRLGNRHKAETMRKMSDPWKRDIYWYGTLGNELDCGEGTDFHAITNGFASVTPLTIDMTAYSSMQQMKDWTSELSL
- the mutS gene encoding DNA mismatch repair protein MutS, which gives rise to MTDDLFAQSNHTPMMRQYLKIKSEFKHILVFYRMGDFYELFFDDAKKASELLDISLTARGKTGGNAIPMAGVPYHAVENYLARLVHMGESVAICEQIGDPATSKGPVERKVVRIVTPGTISDEALLEDKQDNLLVSIIAMQEKFGIAYLDMSSGRFVVCQPNSEEQLQAELQRLSPAELLYPESFEYLDLIEHIKGKRRRPDWEYDLDTAVKILNKQFGTKELVGFGVEDYHYGLAAAGCLLQYVKDTQRSELPHIRSIKAEAYAQGVILDAATRKNLELTQNLSGGSDNTLASVLDKTASPMGSRLLKRWLHFPLRNIEALENRQNAIAAIIDEDIQVDIFDTIKGIGDIERIIARIALRSARPRDFARLRNALGLLPELNQLLLLNNQSYMQQLAKVSRPIPQLHELLTNAIIENPPVLIRDGGVLAPGYNSELDELRNLSQGASNFLAELEQRERDKTGISTLKVGYNRVHGFYIEISRSQSNEVPVEYIRRQTLKNNERFVTEELKSHEEKVLTAQSRYLALEKRLYDELFDLLAPFIEQLQLCSEAVSSLDVLNNFAERALTLNYNKPALSKTPGIHINAGRHPVVEQVTTDAFIANPVELSEQRKMLIITGPNMGGKSTYMRQTALITLLAHVGSYVPADSAEIGLVDRIFTRIGASDDLASGRSTFMVEMTETANILHNATAQSLVLLDEIGRGTSTYDGLSLAWACAEYLAINSKAFTLFASHYFELTELAEQIDTLANIHLDAMEHDDTIIFMHAVQEGAASKSFGLQVAQLAGVPKTVIKRAKQRLHELEVQAPATVITDQLAAEIQQDMFVEEHPMIAQLKNLNIDDITPRQAMDLLFELKNKV
- the recA gene encoding recombinase RecA; amino-acid sequence: MLMDANKEKALSAALGQIERQFGKGSIMKLGDNRSMDVETISTGSLALDVALGAGGLPMGRVVEIYGPESSGKTTLTLEVIAEAQRNGKVCAFVDAEHALDPIYAEKLGVNINELLVSQPDTGEQALEIVDMLSRSGAVDVIVVDSVAALTPKAEIEGDMGDSHMGLQARMLSQAMRKLTGNLKQSNTMLIFINQIRMKIGVMFGNPETTTGGNALKFYASVRLDIRRIGAVKEGDEITGNETRVKVVKNKIAPPFKQAEFQILYGQGINSLGELIDLGVKHKMVEKAGAWYSCMGERIGQGKANATKYLVENPAMAKELDAKLRGLLLTAAKDTEEEAVAETE
- a CDS encoding protein-L-isoaspartate(D-aspartate) O-methyltransferase, which codes for MTQRISGKSQRSGEILAQHLYNSGIRNSAVLNAIANSPRHIFVPEILAHKAYDNTALPIGQGQTISQPYIVAKMTELILEQQGNENVLEIGTGSGYQTSILAQLFGKVYSVERIKTLQWQAKRRLQKIDLHNVSMKHGDGWKGWASKGPYKAIIVTAAASEIPTELLNQLTDGGKLIIPVGEQAQVLKLITRQGDNFIKQRIEAVKFVPLVPGELL
- the rpoS gene encoding RNA polymerase sigma factor RpoS gives rise to the protein MVKVKEPAKVVADSAKNGKVAVEETSSNLDATQMYLGEIGSSPLLTAKEEVYFSRKALKGCEASRARMIESNLRLVVKIARRYNNRGLPLLDLIEEGNLGLIRAVEKFDPERGFRFSTYATWWIRQTIERAIMNQTRTIRLPIHVVKELNVYLRAARELIQKLDHEPTAEEIATKLDVPVADVSKMLKLNERITSVDTPFGGESDKALLDVIADEKSQGPESDLQDNDIKQNIVHWLNELNSKQREVLARRFGLMGYEPATLEDVGHEIGLTRERVRQIQVEALKRLRDILSTQNLSIEALFQA